tgttttcctctgtcatctcagagtcttgtttatgttttcctctgtcatcTCAGAGTCGTGTTTATGTTTATCTCTCTCATCTCAGAGTCTTATGTTTACCTCTCTCATCTCAGAGTCgtgtttatgttttcctctctcatctcagtcttgtttatgttttcctctctcatctcagtcttgtttatgttttcctctctcatctcagtcttgtttatgttttcctctctcatctcagagtcttatgttttcctctctcatctcagtcttgtttatgttttcctctctcatctcagtcttgtttatgttttcctctctcatctcagtcttgtttatgttttcctctctcatctcagagtcttgtttatgttttcctctctcatctcagagtcttgtttatgttttcctctctcatctcagtcttgtttgtctctgtttgctgctgGGACGTTAAGCTTCTTTGCAGAGTACCAGTCTCTCTGTtcatctttgtctttgtctttgcgCTGAAGCGAACGTTGGACGCTGAAGCTGTTTCCTCCTCGCAGcgcttctctgtctctctcatgaACTTTAAACCTCCGAACTCGCTGCTCATCAGAATTTCAGTGATGAACCTGCAGAAATCGGCAGGACTTCCAGGCtctggtgacctctgacccctgccaGCGGGGGTCTTTCCTGCCATTGTGCAGCGTGTGGACGTCTCCCCGGGCCTTCTGTCAGCCGGCGCTCAGACTCGGCACATTTCCCTCAAAACGCAGTGTTTTTCCTCACATtcaacaggaagctgctgcagcgccgggaGTTTCTCCTGCAGAGCGGCGGCTTCCTGCCGGGACTTTCTCTGATCGACACGTTTATCTGGAACTCTTCAAGAATTAAAGGCCGAGCTGGAATAAATGCTCATGGCTTTCACATTGGGGAGTTCCAGTTTGGTGACTTCAGTTCAAACCATGAAGGACGAAGTGAAGGACTGAAAAACCagctgactgaaggactgacggactgaaggactgactgactgaaggactgaaggactgaaggactgactgactgaaggactgaaggactgactgactgaaggactgaaggactgactgactgaaggactgaaggactgactgactgaagtactgaaggactgaaggactgaaggactgactgactgaaggactgaaggactgaaggactgaaggactgactgactgaaggactgaaggactgactgactgaaggactgaaggactgaaggactgaaggactgactgactgaaggactgaaggactgactgactgaaggactgaaggactgactgactgaaggactgaaggactgactgactgaagtactgaaggactgactgactgaagtactgaaggactgactgactgaaggactgaaggactgactgactgaaggactgaaggactgactgactgacggactgaaggactgactgactgaagtactgaaggactgactgactgaaggactgaaggactgactgactgaaggactgaaggactgactgactgacggactgaaGGACTGACCTCCTGATATCACGCCCCTGTAACATTCTCATTAACCTCCCTGTACCATCCCTGTATTGTCCCTGTACCGTACCTGTAATGTCTCTGTTTCGTCCCTGTATTGTCCCTGTACCGTCAGCAGACACCTGAGCGTCATTGTCCTGATGTGGACATGTGGACATCTGGGCTTCATCATTAATAAATGAGCAGAGACCAGCGAGTGACTTTGGTCATGTTGTTTATGTGGACcatgtctggaagtggatttCTTTACACACCGCTGTTCGACCCCTCGACCCCCCCCCGAACCCCTCCgaacaccccccaccccccaccccccacccccggtcTCTGACCAGTTCCTGTGGAAAAACATgacacacttcctgtctcctctgGTTGTCAGATacatgtgaaaagaaaaggacatgGACTCAGTGGACGGTGAGGCCGAGGTGAGTCCGACCGATCCCGGAGCTCCGCCCCCGTCGGTCAGGTCCTGGTGCCACTTGTTAGGAGCTGACGTCGGACTGGCCGGTGCTGGGGCGGCTGGTCTCACGGCCCTTCTGCGGGTCCGTCCCGTCGGGAGCGTCCGGCCAGGCACCCTGGCGGTCTGCCGGACCCTCCCTGGGGATGTGGCTCACCACCGCGTTGATCAGGTTGTTCCGGAAGCTCTTGCTGAGGAAGTTGTAGAGGAGGGGGTTGGCAACGCAGTGGAAGAGCGACAGGCTCTGCACCACGCTGAAGGAGAAGTACAGGCCCTCCACCATGTTGCAGCTGAACAGGTGGGGGTCCAGCTCGTCCACGATCATCAGGAACATGACGGTGTGGTAGGGCAGCCAGCACGCCACGAACACCAGCGAGTACACGTGCACCAGCCACACGTCCCTGCGGCCGCGCACGTCCGGCGCCGTGCGCACCGCGCGGGCGATCAGCAGGTTGCAGGTGACGATGACGGCGCCGGGTCCGAGGAACTGGAAGATCAGGCAGAGGAACGCCACAGAGACGTACCATTGGGTGTAGCTGTACTCCGGCAGCATGTAGCAGCCCGGCTCGTCCCACTCCAGGATGTCCACGTGGACGTTCTCCATCAGAGCCAGGAACAAAGAGAACGCCCACAGACCGCCGCAAAGCATCCAGCGCCGCCGGCCCGCCACCGGGAAGATGGGCGGAGATGCCGGGCGGGCCAGGGACAGGTAGCGCTCCACCGTCATGAAGGCC
The DNA window shown above is from Salarias fasciatus chromosome 20, fSalaFa1.1, whole genome shotgun sequence and carries:
- the ackr5 gene encoding G-protein coupled receptor 182, with protein sequence MSAPELNRSLEHLNGTPWFVSECTLRLDADSRRMALFLLYLLVFMVGLLENLLVVWVNWRRRHSANGVLFCVINVSLSDLMVIAVLPFFMMEVTMDEVWLWGRFLCKVTNLVYFVNFYSSSFFLAFMTVERYLSLARPASPPIFPVAGRRRWMLCGGLWAFSLFLALMENVHVDILEWDEPGCYMLPEYSYTQWYVSVAFLCLIFQFLGPGAVIVTCNLLIARAVRTAPDVRGRRDVWLVHVYSLVFVACWLPYHTVMFLMIVDELDPHLFSCNMVEGLYFSFSVVQSLSLFHCVANPLLYNFLSKSFRNNLINAVVSHIPREGPADRQGAWPDAPDGTDPQKGRETSRPSTGQSDVSS